A window from Fragaria vesca subsp. vesca linkage group LG5, FraVesHawaii_1.0, whole genome shotgun sequence encodes these proteins:
- the LOC101305849 gene encoding uncharacterized protein LOC101305849, which yields MALSSSSCLSLSPISALKIDYAKKAIRRWKNDGREQRFSFSLQSNNSALLGQQIGTAGARQHKDWCFVGGSRVTVRPKLEISSVHRKSSGVYASWLATSQIASTAFTLGTMAVLPFYGLMVLAPQAALTKASIESNIPYIVLGLLYAYLLYLSWTPETMRLIFASQYWLPELPGMAKMFSNEMTLASAWIHLLVVDLFAARQVFRDGLENQMETRHSISLCLFFCPIGILTHVITKALTKIAGRSSTHEMH from the exons ATGGCCCTTTCTTCCTCTTCTTGCCTCTCCCTCTCTCCAATCTCAGCTCTCAAG ATTGACTATGCTAAGAAGGCTATAAGACGTTGGAAGAATGATGGAAGGGAACAAAGGTTCAGTTTTTCACTTCAAAGTAATAACTCTGCACTCTTAGGTCAACAGATTGGGACAGCGGGAGCTCGTCAACACAAAGACTGGTGTTTTGTTGGTGGTTCAAGAGTTACTGTAAGACCAAAACTTGAGATATCCAGTGTGCATCGAAAAAGCTCCGGAGTATATGCCTCAT GGTTGGCAACTTCTCAAATAGCTAGCACTGCTTTTACTTTGGGAACAATGGCGGTACTCCCATTTTATGGCCTCATGGTTCTTGCACCTCAAGCTGCACTG ACAAAAGCATCCATTGAAAGCAATATACCGTATATTGTGCTTGGACTCCTCTATGCGTATTTGCTATACCTCTCTTGGACTCCAGAAACAATGCGGTTAATTTTTGCAAGTCAATACTGGCTGCCTGAG CTCCCAGGGATGGCAAAGATGTTCTCAAATGAGATGACATTAGCTTCTGCGTGGATCCACTTGTTGGTTGTTGATCTCTTTGCAGCAAG GCAGGTTTTTCGTGATGGATTGGAAAACCAAATGGAGACGCGCCATTCAATTTCTCTCTGTCTATTTTTCTGCCCCATTGGAATTCTTACTCATGTCATTACCAAAGCACTAACTAAAATTGCTGGAAGGTCCAGCACACACGAAATGCATTGA